Below is a genomic region from Echinicola rosea.
AGTGGCGAACTCAATATCAGGCCTTTTTTCTATCATTCTGGCGCCACATATGACCTGCAGACGGTCATTGACCATGCTGAGGGAAAATATGCCCAAATCTATCTGATCGGCTTTAGCCTAGGAGGAAACCTCACTTTAAAATACCTCGGTGAGCCCCTTCCCAAAAGCTCGAAAATAAAAAAAGCCGTCGCCATATCCGCTCCACTTCACCTCAAAAGCAGTTGTACCAAAATCAGCAATAAGGAAAACCTGATCTATTCCAACCGCTTCTTAAAAACCCTCAAAGTAAAAGTTCGGCAGAAAGCACTTATGTTTCCTGATGAGCTATCCATAGAAGGGCTGTATAAAATAAAGACCCTCAAGGAATTTGACGATAAATTTACCGGCCCCATGCATGGCTTCAGGGATGCCGATCATTATTATGACCAATGCTCTTCACTTTACTTTTTGGATGGAATCACCATCCCTACGCTCATTCTAAATGCCAAAAATGATCCCTTCTTAAGCGAAAAATGCTTTCCCGTGGAGAAAGCCCATTCCTTGGAAAAAGTCTTTATGGAATTTCCTGAGATCGGCGGACATGTCGGCTTCACACCCCGAAAAAGAAAAGAAATCTACTGGTCTGAAAACCGGGCATTTGAATTTATCGATTCCGATGACTAATTTACCAAAAACTCCCACTGACCACCATGTGTGAACGATACTCTTTAGCCACGACCAAACAAGATTTGGAAAACAGATTTGAAGCAGAGATGTTGGATAATTTCCAACCCCGGTATAACATTGCCCCTACGCAGCTTCTGCCCTTGATCACTTCGGATAGTCCACGGGGATTTTCACATTTTTATTGGGGAGTGACTCCGGAATTTTCCAAAAACAAACCTGTTTCCCTCAAATACATTAACACAAAAGCAGAAACGGTCCACCTGAAAGCTTCCAGCAAATCAGCCTTCCAAAGAAGGAGGTGTATCATACCCGCCGACGGCTATTACATGTGGAAAAAAGTGGGCAAGAAAACCAAAATCCCCTACCGCATCACTTTCCATGACCGCCGGCTGTTTAGCTTTGCAGGAATATGGGAGGAATTTGAAAACGAATCCGGCAAGGTAAACCACACTTTTTCCTTACTTACCACAGAAGCGGATGCCATGCATCAGGATTTTGGTGACCGGATGCCGGTAATATTAGGACGGGAGCAAGAAAAAATCTGGCTGGACAAATTCAAAGGGATGGACCAGCTGCTGGCTACATTGCACGGTCCGGAAGCCGATAGTATGACCGCTTACACCGTCTCCCAAATGGTCAATCAAATCAGTGTGGACGCTGAATTCCTCCTCAAAAAAA
It encodes:
- a CDS encoding SOS response-associated peptidase, with amino-acid sequence MCERYSLATTKQDLENRFEAEMLDNFQPRYNIAPTQLLPLITSDSPRGFSHFYWGVTPEFSKNKPVSLKYINTKAETVHLKASSKSAFQRRRCIIPADGYYMWKKVGKKTKIPYRITFHDRRLFSFAGIWEEFENESGKVNHTFSLLTTEADAMHQDFGDRMPVILGREQEKIWLDKFKGMDQLLATLHGPEADSMTAYTVSQMVNQISVDAEFLLKKTGPMDQFGNYTLFG
- a CDS encoding YheT family hydrolase, encoding MPLITNTTYSGPSVLFNGHLQTIFPALFRKHLSLPFDRERITTPDGDFLDLDWLCQDSKKLVIICHGLEGDSRRPYMRGMAKHFFQNKYDVLTWNFRGCSGELNIRPFFYHSGATYDLQTVIDHAEGKYAQIYLIGFSLGGNLTLKYLGEPLPKSSKIKKAVAISAPLHLKSSCTKISNKENLIYSNRFLKTLKVKVRQKALMFPDELSIEGLYKIKTLKEFDDKFTGPMHGFRDADHYYDQCSSLYFLDGITIPTLILNAKNDPFLSEKCFPVEKAHSLEKVFMEFPEIGGHVGFTPRKRKEIYWSENRAFEFIDSDD